One part of the bacterium genome encodes these proteins:
- a CDS encoding IS256 family transposase, whose protein sequence is MPRIAPSQQIREEIHRLLQNGVPEGQDVTGVLLRLGAQRLAQELLEEEATDFLGRDRYVRHRSPDPHRGYRNGYEPGRVRTAEGEIPLQVPQVRQTPAPYQSRLLSFLRGHTDVLERLVAEMYARGLSTRDIADTFRDVTGACLVSASGVSTLTDRLWEDYEAFTQRDLSGFAVEYLFLDAIYESLRPQGGGQEGLVCAWGILADGQKVLLHLTLGNKESHDCWLGRLRDMVRRGLRSPVSITSDGAPGLLRAIRETWPHSLRIRCWVHRMRNVLDKVPDAARAEVKAHLVALRDAPTLEVGRQTATAVLARFERAFPTAMASLRDDLEASLAHLRLPIAHRKCVRSTNLIERSFEEERRRTKVIPRFFDERSCLKLVYATLVRASRRWQRIRITDAERAHLRRLRQQLAIPVQQTTPARRKEGKRSKEAIAA, encoded by the coding sequence ATGCCTAGGATAGCACCGAGCCAGCAGATCCGGGAAGAGATCCACCGCCTGCTCCAGAACGGCGTGCCGGAGGGCCAGGACGTGACGGGAGTGCTGCTGCGGTTGGGGGCCCAGCGGTTGGCGCAGGAACTGCTCGAGGAAGAAGCCACGGACTTCCTCGGGCGGGACCGCTACGTCCGCCACCGCAGCCCCGACCCCCATCGCGGCTACCGGAACGGCTACGAGCCGGGGCGGGTGCGGACGGCCGAAGGGGAAATTCCGCTGCAGGTTCCCCAGGTGCGGCAGACGCCGGCCCCCTACCAGTCCCGCCTCCTCAGCTTCCTCCGCGGCCATACGGACGTCCTGGAACGGTTGGTGGCCGAGATGTACGCCCGCGGCTTGTCGACCCGGGATATCGCGGACACCTTCCGAGACGTCACCGGGGCGTGCCTGGTGAGTGCCAGCGGGGTGAGTACGCTCACCGATCGGCTCTGGGAAGACTACGAGGCGTTCACCCAGCGCGACTTGTCCGGCTTTGCGGTGGAGTACCTATTCTTGGATGCGATCTACGAGTCGCTCCGGCCTCAGGGCGGCGGCCAGGAGGGCCTCGTGTGCGCCTGGGGTATCCTCGCGGACGGCCAGAAAGTGTTGCTGCACCTGACGCTGGGCAATAAGGAAAGCCACGACTGCTGGCTCGGGAGGCTCCGGGACATGGTCCGCCGCGGCCTGCGCTCGCCGGTGAGCATCACCAGCGATGGAGCGCCAGGCTTGCTGCGGGCTATTCGGGAGACCTGGCCCCACAGTCTGCGGATCCGCTGCTGGGTCCATCGGATGCGAAATGTCTTGGATAAAGTGCCTGATGCGGCGCGAGCTGAGGTGAAGGCCCACTTGGTGGCACTCCGCGATGCGCCGACCCTCGAGGTGGGGCGGCAGACCGCGACGGCGGTCCTGGCGCGCTTCGAGCGGGCCTTTCCGACGGCCATGGCCTCGCTGCGCGACGATCTCGAGGCAAGCTTGGCGCACCTGCGGCTCCCGATCGCGCATCGGAAGTGTGTGCGGAGTACGAACCTCATCGAGCGGAGCTTCGAGGAAGAACGCCGGCGCACCAAGGTCATCCCGCGCTTCTTCGATGAACGGAGCTGTCTGAAGCTGGTGTACGCGACCCTGGTGCGCGCGAGCCGCCGGTGGCAGCGGATTCGGATCACGGATGCCGAGCGGGCACACTTGAGGCGCCTCCGGCAGCAACTCGCGATCCCCGTTCAGCAGACCACACCCGCACGACGAAAGGAGGGCAAGCGTTCAAAGGAGGCCATTGCAGCATGA